A single genomic interval of Spirosoma linguale DSM 74 harbors:
- a CDS encoding peptidase S41 (PFAM: peptidase S41~SMART: peptidase S41~KEGG: swd:Swoo_4634 peptidase S41): MKVLLVWRPALLLAVSATVFLTSCKKTEEVSVAPSNVSSTTAATGAVTDTEVNDWILQNMQTYYFWNDKIPANPNKSLSPDQFFTSLLNTYNATSNADGDRFSWIQASAETLKASLSGQSKTTGMQYKLYYRDNTKTTVIASVLYVLPDSPAARAGIKRGDVISKVNGQTLTGTNYSELLSGSGSDTYTYGFATVAANGSVTDTDQTKQVTAIVFQEDPVFLDTTYTVNGKTIGYVVYNQFIPGVYKSDGTTDKTYDLKLDNIFGKFRQKGVNELVLDLRYNRGGYVSSAVNLASSIGKNIDASKVFYSQKWNPTAAAAYAAKYGANWNIQNFVTKSTNIGANLSRVFVLTTNSTASASELIINGLRPFMTVTTIGTTTVGKNVGSITISDNTGRIKWGIQPITFKSANAQGFTEYGSGFTPSVEVKEPTIAMKPFGDLSEPMLSEAVFQITGVRAARRAASVEIDRPFIGSSLDEKAGGGNMYVNDTPLGRIH; encoded by the coding sequence ATGAAGGTATTACTAGTTTGGCGTCCGGCCCTGCTTTTAGCGGTTTCGGCTACTGTTTTTCTTACGTCCTGTAAAAAAACTGAAGAGGTGTCGGTTGCACCCAGTAATGTATCATCAACAACAGCCGCAACTGGCGCTGTAACGGATACGGAGGTAAATGACTGGATTTTGCAGAACATGCAGACCTATTACTTCTGGAACGATAAAATCCCGGCAAATCCCAATAAATCGCTCAGTCCGGACCAGTTTTTTACCTCCCTTCTGAACACCTATAATGCTACAAGTAATGCTGATGGCGACCGTTTTTCGTGGATTCAGGCGAGTGCCGAAACGTTGAAGGCTTCGCTGAGTGGACAGTCGAAGACAACGGGTATGCAATACAAGTTGTACTACCGAGACAATACCAAGACCACGGTTATTGCGTCGGTGCTGTATGTGTTGCCGGACTCACCCGCTGCCAGGGCAGGGATTAAACGCGGTGATGTTATCTCAAAAGTGAATGGGCAAACCCTGACGGGGACCAACTATTCCGAACTGCTGTCGGGGAGTGGTTCGGATACCTACACATATGGCTTTGCTACGGTAGCCGCTAATGGCTCAGTAACCGATACCGATCAGACCAAACAGGTAACCGCTATTGTTTTTCAGGAAGACCCTGTTTTTCTGGATACGACATACACCGTCAATGGCAAAACGATAGGGTATGTTGTTTATAATCAGTTTATTCCCGGCGTTTACAAGTCAGATGGTACAACTGACAAGACGTATGACCTGAAACTGGATAATATTTTCGGCAAGTTCAGGCAGAAAGGTGTCAATGAGTTGGTGCTCGATCTGCGCTATAATCGAGGAGGGTATGTAAGTTCTGCTGTTAATCTGGCTAGTTCGATCGGTAAGAACATAGATGCATCCAAAGTATTTTATTCTCAGAAGTGGAATCCTACTGCAGCGGCTGCCTATGCCGCCAAGTACGGGGCCAACTGGAACATTCAAAACTTCGTAACAAAATCCACTAATATCGGCGCTAATCTGAGCCGCGTTTTCGTCCTGACAACGAACAGCACCGCTTCGGCCAGTGAGTTGATCATCAACGGATTACGGCCATTTATGACTGTGACGACCATTGGTACAACCACTGTTGGTAAAAACGTTGGGTCCATTACGATTTCGGACAATACGGGTCGTATCAAATGGGGTATTCAACCCATTACTTTCAAATCGGCCAATGCACAGGGCTTTACCGAGTACGGCAGCGGATTTACTCCGTCGGTTGAGGTGAAGGAGCCAACCATAGCGATGAAACCCTTTGGCGATTTAAGCGAGCCCATGCTGAGCGAAGCTGTTTTTCAGATCACTGGGGTACGAGCTGCCCGCCGGGCGGCTTCTGTAGAAATTGACCGACCTTTCATCGGATCATCTCTCGACGAAAAAGCTGGTGGGGGAAACATGTACGTCAACGATACACCACTGGGACGAATACATTAA
- a CDS encoding conserved hypothetical protein (KEGG: tmz:Tmz1t_1160 hypothetical protein), translated as MYEKNIGTKQKALRINLDRRIYGSFAEIGAGQETAAMFFKAGGSSGTIAKTMSAYDMTFSDSIYGVEESGRYVVESRLVKMLNKEYSLLEKRLAEKRGSDTTFFAFANTVVALNYQKTNEAHGWLGCRFQLNPQSGYNDVIIHVRMIDNENILQQQALGIIGVNLIYGCYYYSKSPETLVLSLMDDLAPERIQIDMIRFSGPDFADVDNRLMSLHLVKNGFTDAALFGPDGQVLQPSEALYKKHILVMRGRLRPVTNVQMDMIENGLRQFKDEPDVDPNRVVSMAELTLHNLKANEQGIDEKDFLDRVDILCSMGQTVMISNYLEYYKLVAYLARLTRLKIGLIVGIPNLEYIFEEGHYEFLPGGILESFATLFSRKVKLFVYPTLKHGAIYTCNEFKLPPTLEPLFQYLVRNDKIEDITDYNEQNLHISTDHVLEMIQQGEDGWENMVPARVAEQIKTNCLFGYPCEVEYVPIGQQVRQQQVEEQTSTTLSAPVN; from the coding sequence ATGTACGAAAAGAATATAGGTACTAAGCAGAAAGCATTACGTATAAATCTTGACCGTCGTATTTATGGTTCCTTTGCCGAGATTGGAGCCGGTCAGGAAACTGCCGCTATGTTTTTTAAAGCAGGTGGCTCATCGGGCACCATTGCCAAAACCATGTCGGCCTATGACATGACTTTTAGTGATTCTATCTACGGAGTTGAGGAAAGTGGACGGTATGTAGTGGAATCCCGACTGGTGAAGATGCTCAATAAAGAGTATAGTTTGCTCGAAAAAAGGTTAGCCGAAAAGCGCGGGTCCGACACTACTTTCTTTGCCTTTGCCAATACAGTTGTTGCCCTGAATTATCAGAAAACCAACGAAGCGCATGGCTGGCTTGGCTGTCGGTTTCAGCTGAACCCGCAGTCGGGCTACAACGATGTCATTATCCACGTCCGGATGATCGACAACGAGAACATTCTGCAGCAGCAGGCTCTCGGTATTATCGGTGTTAACTTGATTTATGGGTGTTATTACTACTCGAAGTCGCCCGAAACGCTGGTATTGTCGCTCATGGACGATCTGGCTCCTGAACGGATTCAGATCGACATGATCCGGTTCAGCGGTCCCGATTTTGCCGATGTCGATAATCGCTTGATGAGTTTACACCTCGTTAAAAACGGCTTTACCGATGCCGCACTTTTCGGACCCGACGGACAGGTGCTCCAACCCTCGGAAGCGCTGTACAAAAAGCATATTCTGGTTATGCGCGGCCGACTCCGACCCGTGACGAATGTCCAGATGGATATGATCGAGAACGGGCTGAGGCAATTTAAGGACGAACCCGATGTTGACCCGAATCGGGTGGTGTCGATGGCTGAGTTAACCCTGCACAACCTGAAGGCCAACGAACAGGGGATCGACGAAAAAGACTTTCTTGATCGGGTCGACATCCTGTGCTCAATGGGGCAGACCGTGATGATCTCCAACTACCTCGAATACTATAAGCTTGTTGCTTACCTCGCCCGGTTAACGCGGCTCAAGATAGGCCTGATTGTAGGCATCCCGAACCTGGAGTACATTTTTGAAGAAGGACACTATGAGTTTTTGCCGGGGGGTATCCTGGAATCGTTTGCTACGCTGTTCAGCCGGAAAGTCAAACTATTCGTTTATCCGACCTTAAAGCACGGGGCTATTTATACCTGCAACGAATTTAAGTTGCCACCTACTCTGGAGCCTCTGTTTCAGTATCTGGTACGGAACGACAAAATCGAAGATATTACCGATTATAACGAACAGAACCTGCACATTTCTACGGACCATGTGCTGGAAATGATTCAGCAGGGCGAAGACGGTTGGGAAAACATGGTGCCTGCCCGAGTGGCTGAGCAAATAAAAACTAACTGTCTGTTTGGTTACCCGTGCGAGGTGGAGTATGTACCCATCGGGCAACAGGTACGCCAGCAGCAGGTAGAAGAGCAAACGTCAACTACGCTATCGGCTCCCGTAAACTAG
- a CDS encoding hypothetical protein (KEGG: hch:HCH_00467 PDZ domain-containing protein) encodes MLLHIMRLCTAILIVIVLLSDYTVVAQPFRQQSPIIISDDLVYVKVNVNGRGPFNFILDSGTAGIGRIDRQLAKEIGLKIIGYQQVSDIYQSKIEILVSVESLGLGQVTQSGLRLMVGDYNTKPKQIRIDGVLSRDFFYNYLLTIDGPARQLIISKEGLEMGAEGVLSYTKAFLIPGKIGQTDLLFNLDTGSNLSLHFPVGKLTGIRYENTLNKREETKASATFTLQEAVIKDDLVVGSVRMKNQKVYYSDKAHQINVGEGFLKDHVVTFDQRKRLVRID; translated from the coding sequence ATGCTACTCCATATTATGCGGCTGTGCACGGCAATTTTGATCGTGATTGTACTACTATCGGATTATACGGTCGTTGCTCAGCCGTTTCGGCAGCAAAGTCCGATCATCATCAGCGATGACCTGGTCTATGTGAAAGTCAACGTCAATGGCCGGGGCCCCTTTAATTTTATCCTGGATTCTGGTACGGCCGGTATTGGGCGGATCGATCGTCAACTGGCTAAAGAGATTGGACTGAAAATTATTGGTTACCAACAAGTTTCGGATATCTACCAGTCGAAAATTGAAATTCTGGTTTCTGTTGAAAGCCTTGGCCTGGGCCAGGTTACACAGTCGGGGCTTAGATTGATGGTTGGTGATTACAATACCAAACCCAAACAAATACGGATAGACGGCGTATTGAGCCGGGACTTCTTTTACAACTACCTGCTTACTATTGATGGACCAGCACGTCAACTGATTATTTCGAAAGAAGGGTTGGAGATGGGGGCGGAAGGCGTTCTCAGCTATACTAAAGCCTTTCTAATTCCGGGCAAGATCGGGCAAACAGATTTGCTGTTCAACCTGGATACCGGATCGAACTTATCCCTCCATTTTCCGGTGGGTAAATTGACCGGCATTCGCTACGAAAACACCCTGAACAAGCGAGAAGAAACGAAAGCCAGTGCAACCTTTACGCTACAGGAAGCGGTAATAAAAGACGACCTGGTAGTAGGGTCAGTCCGGATGAAAAACCAGAAAGTGTATTACTCCGACAAAGCCCACCAGATCAATGTAGGGGAGGGCTTTCTGAAAGACCATGTCGTTACGTTCGATCAGCGCAAGAGACTAGTCAGAATAGACTAA
- a CDS encoding adenosylmethionine-8-amino-7-oxononanoate aminotransferase (TIGRFAM: adenosylmethionine-8-amino-7-oxononanoate aminotransferase~PFAM: aminotransferase class-III~KEGG: rpb:RPB_4342 adenosylmethionine--8-amino-7- oxononanoate transaminase), whose translation MNDLAERDRAVIWHPFTQMQTAPLPIPIVRGSGSVLYGADGREYLDMVSSWWVNIHGHAHPHIAQRVSEQLHTLEHVIFAGFTHQPAVELAERLLAILPANQSKVFYSDNGSTAVEVALKMAFQYWHNLGKPRKKIVAFENAYHGDTFGAMAVSGRSAFTAPFTPFLFDVVYLPVPIPGQEEIVLQQAEALFSEEVAAFIAEPLVQGAGGMVMYQPDVLDTLFRLARDKGALIIADEVMTGFGRTGKLFASDYLAEKPDMMCLSKGLTGGTMALGVTSCAESIYNAFLSDDKHKTLFHGHSFTANPLACTAALASMDVLLLSETQANIERITASHAAFANKLAAYPTVENIRQHGTLLAFDIKAGEQTSYFNNIRDTAYNFLLDRGILMRPLGNVLYMMPPYCTTDEQLAYTHEQIQAFLATL comes from the coding sequence ATGAATGATTTAGCCGAACGTGACCGGGCCGTTATCTGGCACCCGTTTACGCAGATGCAAACAGCTCCGTTGCCCATTCCGATCGTGCGGGGCAGCGGTTCAGTCTTATACGGTGCCGATGGCCGGGAGTACCTCGACATGGTTTCTTCCTGGTGGGTCAACATTCATGGGCACGCCCACCCGCACATTGCCCAACGGGTATCGGAGCAGCTTCACACGCTGGAACACGTTATTTTCGCCGGTTTCACGCACCAGCCCGCCGTTGAGCTGGCCGAGCGACTTCTAGCTATTCTACCCGCAAACCAGTCGAAAGTTTTTTATTCGGACAATGGCTCGACTGCCGTTGAAGTGGCGTTGAAAATGGCGTTTCAGTACTGGCATAATCTGGGCAAGCCGCGCAAAAAAATAGTGGCGTTCGAGAATGCCTACCATGGCGATACCTTCGGCGCTATGGCGGTGAGTGGCCGGAGCGCGTTCACCGCTCCATTTACTCCGTTTTTGTTTGATGTCGTCTATCTGCCGGTACCCATTCCGGGTCAGGAGGAGATCGTTCTACAACAGGCCGAGGCCCTGTTCAGTGAGGAGGTAGCTGCTTTCATTGCGGAACCCCTCGTGCAGGGCGCTGGCGGCATGGTTATGTACCAACCCGACGTACTCGATACGCTATTTCGATTAGCCCGCGACAAAGGCGCCCTCATTATTGCCGACGAAGTAATGACGGGTTTCGGCCGAACGGGTAAACTGTTCGCATCTGATTACCTGGCCGAAAAGCCCGATATGATGTGTCTATCGAAAGGCTTAACTGGTGGCACCATGGCGCTGGGGGTTACAAGCTGCGCGGAAAGCATCTACAACGCCTTCCTGTCTGACGATAAGCACAAGACCCTTTTTCACGGTCATTCATTTACGGCAAATCCGCTGGCCTGCACGGCAGCCCTTGCCAGTATGGATGTGTTACTGCTTTCCGAAACGCAGGCTAATATTGAACGCATTACTGCCAGCCACGCAGCTTTTGCCAATAAACTAGCGGCCTATCCAACGGTTGAGAATATTCGGCAGCACGGCACTTTGCTGGCATTTGATATAAAGGCTGGGGAGCAAACCTCCTATTTCAACAACATTCGCGATACCGCCTATAATTTTTTGCTTGATCGGGGTATTTTGATGCGTCCATTGGGCAATGTGCTGTATATGATGCCACCTTATTGCACCACTGATGAGCAGCTTGCCTACACGCATGAACAGATACAGGCCTTCTTAGCGACCCTCTGA
- a CDS encoding Enoyl-(acyl-carrier-protein) reductase (NADH) (KEGG: sil:SPO2142 enoyl-(acyl carrier protein) reductase), with amino-acid sequence MAYGLLNGKRGIISGALDEKSIAWKVALKAKEEGATFTLTNAPIAMRMGAIKQLAEQCNAEIIPADATSVEDLENLFTKSTEVLGGKVDFVLHSIGMSPNIRKGKAYTDLNYDWFKQSIDISALSFHKMMQTAYKLDAISEWGSVVALTYMAAQRTFPFYTDMADAKAVLESIARSFGYRYGKSHKVRVNTISQSPTPTTAGGGIGGFDKFYDFADKTAPLGNATADQCADYCITLFSDLTRMVTMQNLFHDGGFSMTGISEEVMALVTKE; translated from the coding sequence ATGGCTTACGGATTACTGAACGGAAAACGCGGCATCATTTCCGGTGCCCTGGACGAAAAATCAATCGCCTGGAAGGTCGCTTTGAAAGCGAAGGAAGAAGGTGCTACGTTTACCCTCACCAACGCGCCCATTGCGATGCGTATGGGAGCAATCAAACAACTCGCTGAGCAGTGCAATGCCGAAATTATTCCGGCTGACGCGACGTCGGTCGAAGACCTGGAAAATCTGTTCACCAAATCAACCGAAGTGCTGGGCGGTAAAGTTGACTTTGTGCTGCACAGCATTGGCATGAGCCCCAACATCCGTAAGGGTAAAGCCTATACAGACCTGAATTACGACTGGTTCAAACAAAGCATCGACATCTCGGCCCTGTCGTTCCACAAAATGATGCAGACGGCCTATAAATTGGACGCTATCAGCGAATGGGGTTCGGTGGTAGCCCTAACCTACATGGCAGCTCAGCGGACGTTTCCGTTCTACACGGATATGGCCGATGCAAAAGCGGTACTGGAGTCGATTGCCCGCAGCTTTGGCTACCGCTATGGTAAGTCGCATAAGGTGCGTGTGAATACAATTTCGCAATCGCCAACGCCAACGACGGCGGGTGGCGGTATCGGTGGCTTCGATAAGTTCTATGACTTCGCCGACAAAACCGCGCCCCTGGGCAATGCCACCGCTGACCAGTGCGCGGACTACTGCATCACGCTCTTCTCGGACTTGACCCGCATGGTGACCATGCAGAACCTGTTCCACGATGGCGGTTTCTCCATGACTGGTATCTCGGAAGAAGTTATGGCGTTGGTAACGAAAGAGTAA
- a CDS encoding conserved hypothetical protein (KEGG: xfa:XF0992 hypothetical protein), with protein sequence MKRFFTITGLLVAAIGVSYFLGPTAKPDAVKEEAIVLDPDLVKLEKSIADSESKANLRPDNEARIVWADSLKKVKTPYSIVYLPGFSASWAEGDPVHKQIAKKFGCNLYLARTAEHGVDSPDALKDITPANYAASAERALAIGKSLGEKVIVMGTSAGGMLTLYLAAHHPEIDGLILYSPCIATANSALKLVTGHWGKQILDQVFKGEHVINTNYSGERAKYWLPQYHTNGLITLQTMLDRYMTPEQFQKVKQPVFMGYYYKDDEHQDKVVSVAAMLEMFDELGTPTDKKQKVAFPNAGEHVIASHFTSGDLKGVYQATETFMSTVLNMPPAPAPTPAFALQSKGGTTKK encoded by the coding sequence ATGAAGCGATTTTTCACAATTACAGGCCTGCTGGTAGCCGCTATCGGCGTTAGTTATTTTCTGGGTCCGACGGCAAAGCCCGATGCTGTTAAAGAGGAAGCCATTGTGCTCGATCCTGATCTGGTAAAGCTGGAGAAAAGCATTGCCGACTCGGAAAGCAAGGCGAATCTGCGCCCCGATAACGAAGCTCGCATTGTGTGGGCCGATAGTCTGAAAAAGGTTAAAACGCCCTACAGTATTGTCTACCTGCCCGGTTTCTCGGCAAGCTGGGCCGAGGGTGATCCGGTCCACAAACAAATCGCGAAGAAATTTGGCTGTAATCTGTATCTCGCCCGCACCGCCGAACATGGCGTCGACTCGCCCGATGCGCTGAAAGACATAACACCGGCCAACTACGCGGCCTCCGCTGAACGGGCCCTGGCGATTGGCAAATCGCTGGGCGAAAAAGTGATCGTGATGGGTACTTCGGCAGGAGGGATGCTTACCCTGTATCTGGCGGCCCATCATCCCGAAATTGACGGACTAATTCTGTATTCGCCTTGTATCGCCACGGCTAATTCAGCTTTGAAACTGGTCACTGGTCACTGGGGCAAGCAGATACTCGATCAGGTTTTTAAAGGCGAACATGTTATCAATACCAACTACAGTGGTGAGCGGGCTAAGTACTGGCTACCCCAATACCATACCAATGGGCTGATTACCCTGCAAACCATGCTCGACCGGTACATGACGCCCGAGCAGTTTCAGAAAGTGAAACAGCCGGTGTTTATGGGTTACTATTATAAAGACGACGAGCACCAGGATAAAGTCGTGTCGGTGGCGGCTATGCTGGAAATGTTCGACGAACTAGGCACTCCCACCGACAAAAAGCAAAAAGTGGCTTTCCCGAACGCGGGCGAACACGTTATTGCATCGCACTTCACCTCCGGCGACCTCAAAGGAGTTTATCAGGCCACCGAAACGTTTATGTCGACCGTTCTGAACATGCCACCGGCTCCGGCCCCAACACCTGCGTTTGCCCTGCAATCAAAAGGTGGTACGACCAAAAAATAA
- a CDS encoding Fmu (Sun) domain protein (PFAM: Fmu (Sun) domain protein~KEGG: vfi:VF_1274 rRNA (cytosine-C(5)-)- methyltransferase RsmF), protein MQTQLGAEFAKFESALVEPTPVSIRINARKLGGAAYDPTDLVPVPWCPDGYYLPERPSFTLDPLFQAGAYYVQEASSMLLHEALRQTVNLDRPLRVLDLCAAPGGKSTLLASALHPDSLLVCNEVIRSRVSVLRENLDKWGYPNVVVSNHDPEDMSKLTGFFDVVLVDAPCSGEGLFRKDPDAMQEWSEASVDLCSARQKRILAAAAPLLDKDGILIYSTCTYNDRENAENVRYLTEIGFRNKPLILPSEWNIVERQAGDPETGEAVGYQCYPQRVRGEGFFISAFKKTGFTAPVKLDARTFRTIRALRPRETASAAKWLQNPADFSFWEKPNGDVMALPKALEKTYLFLDSALKSKGFGLEMGQFKGTDFVPSHALALSTAVNQDLPGLELSKEDALRYFKKENLVFDEPVKGWLLAKYKGVNLGWVKGVGTRVNNYLPKDWRIRMDIKEYV, encoded by the coding sequence ATGCAGACGCAGTTGGGAGCAGAGTTTGCCAAATTTGAGTCCGCACTGGTGGAGCCAACCCCGGTGAGTATCCGCATTAATGCCCGAAAATTGGGTGGGGCCGCTTATGATCCCACCGATCTGGTGCCTGTTCCCTGGTGTCCCGATGGCTATTACCTGCCCGAACGCCCCAGTTTCACGCTTGATCCGTTGTTTCAGGCTGGTGCTTATTATGTGCAGGAGGCTTCGTCGATGTTGTTGCACGAAGCCCTCCGGCAAACGGTCAATCTCGACCGGCCGCTAAGGGTACTAGACCTATGCGCGGCTCCGGGTGGGAAAAGTACGTTGCTGGCGTCGGCCCTGCACCCCGATAGCCTATTGGTATGTAATGAAGTGATACGTAGCCGGGTGTCGGTCCTGCGCGAGAATCTGGATAAATGGGGTTACCCAAATGTGGTGGTCAGCAACCACGACCCGGAAGACATGAGCAAGCTGACGGGTTTTTTCGATGTTGTGCTGGTCGATGCACCCTGCTCGGGCGAAGGCCTGTTTCGAAAAGATCCCGACGCTATGCAGGAGTGGTCGGAAGCGAGTGTTGATCTGTGCTCAGCCCGGCAGAAACGGATTCTGGCCGCAGCTGCACCTTTACTCGATAAAGACGGTATTCTGATCTATAGCACCTGTACATATAATGATAGAGAGAACGCCGAAAACGTTCGATATCTGACCGAAATCGGGTTTCGTAATAAGCCGCTTATTCTGCCATCGGAATGGAATATTGTGGAGCGACAGGCGGGCGATCCGGAAACGGGTGAGGCCGTCGGGTATCAATGCTACCCGCAGCGGGTTCGGGGCGAAGGCTTTTTTATCAGTGCCTTTAAAAAAACGGGCTTTACGGCTCCGGTAAAACTCGATGCCCGAACGTTTCGGACCATTCGTGCCCTTCGACCCCGCGAAACGGCTTCAGCGGCCAAGTGGCTTCAGAATCCAGCCGATTTTTCGTTCTGGGAGAAACCCAATGGCGATGTGATGGCCCTGCCTAAAGCACTCGAAAAAACGTACCTATTTCTCGACAGTGCTTTAAAGAGTAAAGGCTTTGGGTTAGAGATGGGGCAGTTTAAAGGAACGGACTTTGTACCCTCGCACGCGCTGGCGCTGAGTACGGCGGTTAACCAAGACCTGCCGGGGCTCGAATTGAGTAAGGAAGACGCCCTGCGCTACTTTAAGAAAGAGAATCTAGTATTTGATGAACCCGTAAAAGGCTGGCTACTCGCCAAATATAAAGGGGTAAATCTGGGTTGGGTAAAAGGAGTAGGTACTCGCGTTAATAACTATCTTCCGAAAGACTGGCGAATCAGAATGGATATAAAGGAGTACGTATGA
- a CDS encoding PfkB domain protein (PFAM: PfkB domain protein~KEGG: geo:Geob_3538 PfkB domain protein) → MIDICAIGHISLDEVITPLSVKHMPGGTAFYFAKTLLNADINFKLVTALGLQEYHVVDDLRQEGSSVYTLPSKSTVYFQNKYSEDQNHRQQRVLRQASPFAVAQMPSLNAKVYHLGPLLANDIPIELIENLSKKGLVSLDIQGYLRHVWHNKVVYRDWADKKKVLPNVSILKANDHEMEVVTGRKNVREGAVYLADMGVREVIITLGSKGSLIYTGGIFYNIPAFKPTAVVDATGCGDTYMAGYLWKRVQGQHVQEAGEFGATLATRKVSSSGPYTEIPVSVQVK, encoded by the coding sequence ATGATAGATATTTGTGCAATTGGCCACATATCGCTCGATGAGGTTATCACACCTCTATCCGTGAAGCATATGCCAGGAGGAACCGCATTCTACTTTGCTAAAACGCTTTTAAACGCTGATATTAACTTTAAGCTGGTTACCGCCCTTGGCTTGCAGGAATACCATGTCGTTGACGATTTAAGGCAGGAGGGCTCAAGCGTTTATACACTACCAAGCAAGTCGACGGTCTATTTTCAAAACAAGTACAGCGAAGACCAGAATCATCGTCAACAACGTGTTCTCCGGCAGGCATCTCCATTTGCTGTCGCTCAAATGCCGTCTTTAAATGCAAAAGTTTATCATTTGGGTCCGCTGCTGGCCAATGATATTCCCATTGAATTGATCGAAAACCTATCAAAGAAAGGATTGGTATCCCTCGACATACAGGGCTATCTGAGACATGTATGGCATAATAAAGTAGTTTACAGGGATTGGGCTGATAAGAAGAAAGTACTTCCTAATGTAAGTATTTTGAAAGCCAATGATCACGAAATGGAGGTTGTGACAGGCCGAAAAAATGTGAGAGAGGGAGCGGTCTATCTGGCAGACATGGGTGTTCGCGAAGTGATCATAACGCTTGGCAGCAAAGGGTCTCTAATTTACACAGGGGGTATTTTTTATAACATTCCAGCCTTCAAGCCAACGGCCGTAGTCGATGCAACGGGCTGCGGTGATACGTATATGGCTGGTTATTTGTGGAAACGAGTTCAGGGCCAACATGTGCAGGAGGCTGGAGAATTTGGTGCTACCCTGGCTACACGTAAAGTCAGTTCGTCGGGTCCTTACACGGAAATCCCTGTCAGCGTTCAGGTTAAATAA
- a CDS encoding phosphatase KdsC (KEGG: tcx:Tcr_0976 phosphatase KdsC), with translation MTAIQEQFKQIKTFIFDIDGVLTDGGVSLLASGERYRTVFIRDTYAIEQALKGGFRVAIISAANADGLRSWLTSMNVKDIFMGGPSDQKVNAFLGYIARDGLNESEILYMGDDLPDLPILSRLAVLSTCPADAVDEVQAVCQYISPKVGGRGAVRDVIEQVMKAQEKWGL, from the coding sequence ATGACAGCAATCCAGGAGCAATTCAAGCAAATAAAAACCTTTATTTTCGATATAGATGGTGTATTAACCGATGGCGGGGTTTCACTGCTCGCATCGGGCGAACGTTATAGAACGGTTTTTATCCGGGATACCTATGCCATTGAACAGGCTCTGAAAGGCGGCTTTCGGGTAGCCATTATTTCAGCAGCTAATGCCGACGGCCTTCGGAGCTGGCTAACATCCATGAATGTGAAAGACATTTTCATGGGTGGCCCTTCCGACCAGAAAGTAAATGCGTTCCTCGGCTACATCGCCCGCGATGGCTTGAACGAATCCGAAATTCTGTACATGGGCGACGATCTGCCCGATCTTCCGATTTTAAGCCGATTGGCGGTACTGAGCACCTGCCCGGCAGATGCCGTCGACGAGGTCCAGGCCGTTTGCCAGTATATATCGCCTAAAGTGGGAGGCCGTGGTGCCGTTCGGGATGTGATCGAACAGGTGATGAAGGCGCAGGAAAAATGGGGTTTATAA
- a CDS encoding hypothetical protein (KEGG: ccv:CCV52592_1750 von Willebrand factor type A domain-containing protein): protein MGRSLVRMEWLTEKETNYTVLVSILTDGEENASREFTSRQIQAMIERLKQHNWSFTYMEANQDVQQMDWSLSILQSITFQTNEADMKNLLVQERKGRTAFYDKRSKGTTV from the coding sequence ATGGGGCGCAGTCTTGTGCGTATGGAATGGCTGACCGAGAAAGAAACGAACTATACGGTACTGGTGAGCATCCTGACCGATGGAGAAGAAAACGCATCACGCGAGTTTACCAGCCGTCAGATTCAGGCGATGATAGAACGGCTTAAGCAACACAACTGGTCATTTACCTACATGGAGGCTAATCAGGATGTTCAGCAGATGGATTGGTCACTTTCCATTTTGCAGTCGATTACGTTTCAAACCAACGAGGCCGACATGAAAAACTTGTTGGTGCAGGAACGCAAGGGACGCACAGCCTTTTATGACAAACGCAGCAAAGGCACTACGGTTTAG